From a region of the Natronogracilivirga saccharolytica genome:
- a CDS encoding glycoside hydrolase family 13 protein, whose translation MATLTLKSTGAASAETDGGSVERPQTGANIPEWAKDAVWYQIFPERFRNADPDNDPVPERIGDPHSWDLGAPEGWEISPWTGDWYQRADWEQRVGTDFYDFVFTRRYGGDLQGVIDKLDYLDTLGVTAIYLNPVFDAVSLHKYDASHFHHIDRHFGPDPEGDIEIMEQENPSDPDTWQWTSADKLFLELLDEARKRDIRVIIDGVWNHVGRDFWAFRDIREHGRDSEFLDWFKITDFGDEYEDGFDYEGWWGYMGLPEFAEDGENLHPEVKQHIFDVTKRWMAPDGDAGSGIDGWRLDMATELGKEFWEEWHELVYDLNPEALTIAEIWGDEARDFIADDLFGVVMNYRWAYATHAFLIQQSMTASEFADRLADLRNDFDERTNMAMQNILDGHDTERLASMIVNDEYAYKGGMDDEEQSKIRDIYNTYEVRAPDDEEKKRHRLVALFQFAYTGAPMIYYGTEAGMWGADDPDDRKPMVWPDMEYDDEINHPYSRQRPRDSVAFDHDMYSWYAKLAGIRGKRDALRTGRFRLIKADDDARVLAFKRYTDDDFAIVVINRGSETYSFDFSSGDVTDLPRRVFDRVSGKRIISRQNKFNVDVPPVSGMIITP comes from the coding sequence TTGGCAACGCTGACCCTGAAAAGCACCGGAGCGGCCTCCGCTGAAACAGACGGTGGATCAGTTGAACGTCCTCAAACCGGTGCCAATATACCGGAATGGGCCAAAGACGCCGTTTGGTATCAGATCTTTCCGGAGCGTTTTCGCAACGCTGATCCCGATAACGATCCGGTCCCGGAGCGTATCGGAGACCCGCATTCCTGGGATCTCGGAGCACCGGAAGGGTGGGAGATTTCTCCCTGGACCGGCGATTGGTATCAGCGGGCGGACTGGGAGCAGCGAGTGGGGACTGATTTTTACGATTTTGTCTTTACGCGACGCTACGGCGGCGATTTGCAGGGCGTTATTGACAAACTGGATTATCTGGACACTCTGGGGGTCACCGCCATCTATCTGAATCCGGTTTTTGATGCTGTTTCTCTCCACAAGTACGATGCCAGCCATTTCCATCACATTGACCGTCATTTCGGACCCGATCCCGAAGGCGATATTGAAATTATGGAACAGGAAAATCCTTCCGACCCCGACACCTGGCAATGGACATCCGCAGACAAGCTATTTCTTGAGCTGCTTGATGAAGCCCGCAAACGGGACATTCGTGTGATCATTGACGGTGTCTGGAATCATGTCGGACGGGACTTCTGGGCTTTTCGCGATATAAGGGAACACGGCAGGGATTCGGAGTTTCTCGACTGGTTTAAAATCACTGATTTCGGTGATGAGTATGAAGATGGCTTTGATTACGAGGGTTGGTGGGGGTATATGGGGCTCCCCGAGTTTGCCGAAGACGGCGAAAATCTCCATCCGGAAGTAAAACAGCACATATTTGACGTCACAAAAAGGTGGATGGCGCCCGATGGGGATGCCGGCAGCGGCATTGACGGATGGCGGCTTGATATGGCCACAGAACTCGGCAAGGAGTTCTGGGAAGAGTGGCATGAGCTGGTTTATGATCTGAATCCGGAGGCGTTGACCATCGCTGAGATCTGGGGTGATGAAGCCCGGGATTTCATCGCTGACGATCTTTTTGGCGTGGTGATGAACTACCGGTGGGCTTATGCCACACACGCATTTCTGATTCAGCAGAGTATGACGGCATCAGAGTTTGCTGATCGCCTGGCCGACCTGAGAAATGACTTTGATGAACGCACTAATATGGCCATGCAGAATATCCTTGACGGCCATGACACCGAACGCCTGGCCTCGATGATCGTCAATGATGAGTATGCCTACAAGGGCGGGATGGATGATGAAGAGCAAAGCAAAATCAGGGATATTTACAACACCTACGAAGTCAGAGCCCCCGACGATGAAGAAAAAAAACGGCACCGGCTCGTTGCGCTCTTCCAGTTTGCCTACACCGGTGCTCCCATGATTTACTATGGCACCGAAGCCGGCATGTGGGGCGCTGACGACCCCGATGACCGCAAACCCATGGTCTGGCCCGATATGGAATACGATGACGAAATCAACCATCCCTACTCCAGGCAGCGTCCGCGTGATTCCGTGGCATTTGATCACGACATGTACAGCTGGTACGCCAAGCTTGCCGGCATCCGCGGTAAAAGGGATGCACTCAGGACAGGCCGGTTCCGCCTCATAAAAGCCGATGACGATGCCCGTGTTCTGGCATTCAAACGCTACACCGATGATGATTTTGCGATCGTTGTAATAAACCGCGGCTCTGAAACCTATTCATTTGATTTTTCCTCCGGAGACGTAACGGATCTGCCCAGAAGAGTTTTCGACCGGGTCAGCGGCAAGCGGATTATCAGCAGACAGAATAAGTTCAATGTGGATGTCCCGCCGGTCAGCGGCATGATAATCACACCATAA
- a CDS encoding phosphatase PAP2 family protein has product MPILDKSSRQFPKIKILFKKEILILLGLLMVLLFIRGGIEISDMFIVEQARQFDQWALTIVRSPENPELLRGPHWVDEAVRDMTAMGGPTVLTLTIIFVVGYLLLKQNYRSATLVFIATAGGLLISLLLKDFFLRDRPDIVPALMVETSPSFPSGHSMLSAVVYLTLGSLLTRLETTSRIRIYTISIPIFITILVGFTRVLLGVHYPTDVLFGWTVGFFWASLCWFVMIVLQEQDIVESVPEEGEEGIYHSD; this is encoded by the coding sequence ATGCCAATATTAGATAAGTCCAGCCGTCAATTTCCCAAGATTAAGATATTGTTCAAGAAAGAGATCCTGATATTGCTCGGCCTGCTGATGGTATTACTGTTCATTCGCGGAGGTATTGAAATTAGTGACATGTTTATTGTTGAGCAGGCCAGGCAGTTCGATCAATGGGCGCTGACCATTGTCCGCAGCCCCGAAAATCCCGAACTTCTGCGCGGACCGCACTGGGTGGATGAAGCTGTCCGCGACATGACCGCTATGGGAGGGCCAACCGTACTTACCCTTACCATAATATTTGTCGTCGGATATCTGCTTCTGAAACAGAATTACCGGTCCGCCACTTTGGTCTTTATTGCAACCGCCGGCGGATTGCTGATAAGTCTGCTGCTGAAAGATTTCTTTCTGCGGGACCGTCCTGACATAGTCCCTGCCCTGATGGTCGAGACATCGCCAAGTTTTCCGAGCGGACACTCCATGCTTTCTGCGGTGGTGTACCTGACACTGGGTTCGCTTCTGACACGGCTGGAGACCACGTCACGCATCAGGATTTACACTATCAGCATACCGATATTCATTACCATACTGGTGGGTTTCACCCGTGTACTGCTGGGGGTTCACTATCCGACGGATGTGCTGTTCGGCTGGACGGTCGGTTTTTTCTGGGCTTCGCTTTGCTGGTTCGTGATGATTGTGCTTCAGGAACAGGATATCGTGGAAAGTGTCCCGGAAGAGGGTGAAGAAGGAATCTACCATTCTGACTGA
- a CDS encoding flavin reductase family protein — protein sequence MKKVSVKESFDAFKPESCVFVISVDQKQKPNGMVAGWNMKSSIEPPLYAVSLSKSGNTHKLIQQSGEFVVAVPNKELEKAVRYFGSVSGKSVDKFAESGLETVKSEYVKPPLLKKATINLECQLFREVDSGDHIIFIGKILAAYVRKGKKVLLNMESVGGERVFREF from the coding sequence ATGAAAAAGGTCTCCGTAAAAGAATCATTTGATGCCTTCAAGCCAGAAAGCTGCGTATTTGTCATTTCTGTAGATCAGAAGCAAAAGCCCAACGGGATGGTTGCCGGGTGGAATATGAAAAGTTCCATTGAACCGCCGCTTTATGCCGTATCACTGTCCAAAAGCGGAAACACCCACAAGTTGATCCAGCAGAGCGGAGAGTTTGTTGTTGCCGTTCCCAACAAAGAGCTTGAAAAGGCCGTACGGTACTTCGGTTCGGTATCGGGTAAGTCTGTCGACAAGTTTGCAGAATCTGGCCTGGAAACGGTAAAGTCCGAGTATGTGAAACCGCCGCTTCTAAAAAAGGCCACCATCAATTTGGAGTGTCAGCTCTTCAGGGAAGTCGATTCCGGTGACCACATCATCTTCATAGGAAAAATCCTGGCTGCCTATGTCAGAAAGGGAAAAAAAGTACTGCTGAATATGGAGTCTGTGGGTGGCGAAAGAGTCTTCAGGGAATTCTGA